In the Sarcophilus harrisii chromosome 3, mSarHar1.11, whole genome shotgun sequence genome, one interval contains:
- the PAFAH1B3 gene encoding platelet-activating factor acetylhydrolase IB subunit gamma isoform X1 — MSGDHNPASTPAPGQDVQGDGRWMSLHYRFVADSKDKEPEVVFIGDSLVQLLHQCEQLWRELFSPLHALNFGISGDSTQHVLWRLENGELEHIRPKIVVVWVGTNNYGHTAEQVAAGIEAIVGLVNQRQPQARVVVLALLPRGQHPNPLRDKNRRVNELVRTALAGRPRAHFLDADPGFVHSDGTISHHDMYDYLHLTRLGYTPVCRALHALLLRLLAAGQGPPQLEPGP, encoded by the exons ATGAGCGGAGATCACAACCCGGCCAGCACCCCGGCCCCGGGCCAGGACGTGCAGGGCGACGGGCGCTGGATGTCCCTG CACTACCGCTTCGTGGCGGACAGCAAGGACAAGGAGCCCGAGGTGGTCTTCATCGGGGACTCCCTGGTGCAGCTGCTGCACCAGTGCGAG CAGCTCTGGCGGGAACTCTTCTCTCCTCTGCACGCGCTCAACTTTGGGATCAGTGGGGACAGCACTCAGCACGTGCTGTGGCGGCTGGAGAACGGGGAGCTGGAGCACATCCGTCCCAAG ATCGTGGTGGTCTGGGTGGGGACCAACAACTACGGGCACACGGCAGAGCAGGTGGCGGCTGGAATCGAGGCCATCGTGGGCCTGGTGAACCAGCGGCAGCCCCAGGCAAGAGTGGTCGTGCTG GCCCTGCTGCCGAGAGGCCAGCACCCCAACCCACTGAGGGACAAGAACCGCCGCGTCAACGAACTGGTGCGAACCGCCCTGGCGGGCCGGCCCCGGGCTCACTTCCTGGACGCGGACCCCGGCTTTGTGCACTCGGACGGCACCATCAGCCACCACGACATGTATGACTACCTGCACCTGACCCGCCTCGGCTACACGCCCGTGTGCAGGGCCTTGCACGCTCTGCTCCTGCGCCTCCTCGCCGCCGGCCAGGGGCCCCCGCAGCTCGAGCCCGGCCCGTGA
- the LOC100930520 gene encoding transmembrane protein 145, translating to MEPRGLDPRPVQPADRAVRIRHRRTKRERNQARAGRGPGARGPRAPRARPRCSLAHRDPALGPPAPQPVVITQGRLSRAHRGFLSSEVKSLNVDRLLGGLAEEVSSPPAGEAPEPTVAGTTPCTSWGEEPSPLPAKGKENEAPGEPSPCPPSPRTLLEELQAQLHLPGAFPRRSLVQEARAEIMGALLAHYGELPDLSQVLRGLREEGAGPEPAISEEWRMVPRDRDHTDQQALMESRRRRRRKGKRELVFTLGATPSPPSTEKDWVFLTRFCFLSDYGRLDFRFRYPEAKCCENILLYFDDPSQWPAVYKAQDKDCLAKEAVIRPENNQVINLTTQYPWSGCQVVSEGGVRYLSCSSGRSFRSVRERWWYIALSKCGGDGLQLEYEMVLTNGKSFWTRHFSADEFGILETDVTFLLIFTLIFLLSCYFGYLLKGRQLLHTTYKMFMAAAGVEVLSLLFFCIYWGQYASNGIGNESLKIVAKLLFSVSFLIFLLMLILLGKGFTVTRGRISHSGSVKLSVYMTLYTLTHVVLLI from the exons ATGGAGCCCCGGGGGCTGGACCCCCGACCAGTGCAGCCGGCTGATCGGGCGGTCCGCATCCGGCACCGGAGGACCAAGCGGGAGCGAAACCAGGCGAGGGCCGGCAGAGGCCCCGGGGCCAGGGGTCCCCGGGCGCCCCGCGCTCGGCCAAGGTGCTCGCTGGCCCACAGGGACCCGGCCCTGGGCCCCCCCGCACCCCAGCCCGTGGTCATCACCCAGGGTCGGCTGAGCCGGGCACACCGGGGCTTCCTGAGCAGCGAGGTGAAGTCCCTGAATGTGGACCGGCTGCTGGGTGGCCTGGCGGAGGAGGTGAGCAGCCCCCCAGCCGGGGAGGCCCCAGAACCCACAGTCGCCGGCACCACCCCGTGCACTTCCTGGGGAGAAGAGCCCAGCCCACTGCCAGCCAAGGGCAAGGAGAATGAAGCCCCAGGAGAGCCCAGCCCGTGCCCCCCCAGCCCTCGTACCCTGCTGGAGGAGCTTCAAGCGCAGCTGCATCTTCCTGGGGCCTTCCCCAGGCGCAGCCTGGTCCAGGAGGCCCGAGCAGAGATCATGGGGGCGCTGCTGGCCCACTACGGGGAGTTGCCTGACCTCAGCCAGGTCCTTAGGGGCCTCCGGGAAGAGGGAGCAG GGCCAGAGCCTGCAATCTCAGAGGAGTGGAGGATGGTGCCCCGGGATCGAGACCACACTGATCAGCAGGCCCTGATggagagcaggaggaggaggaggaggaaggggaaaagggaactTGTGTTTACCTTGGGGGCCACCCCGAGCCCACCATCCACCGAGAAG GACTGGGTATTCCTCACAAGATTCTGCTTCCTGTCTGACTATGGCCGGCTGGACTTCAGGTTCCGATATCCCGAG GCCAAGTGCTGTGAGAACATCCTCCTCTACTTCGATGACCCTTCCCAGTGGCCTGCAGTGTACAAGGCCCAGGACAAG GACTGCTTGGCCAAAGAGGCAGTGATTCGGCCCGAGAATAACCAAGTGATCAATCTCACTACCCAGTACCCCTGGTCCGGCTGTCAA GTGGTGTCCGAGGGGGGCGTCCGCTACCTCAGCTGCTCCAGCGGCCGCAGCTTCCGATCGGTGCGAGAGAGATGGTGGTACATCGCCCTCAGCAAGTGCGGG GGAGATGGGCTGCAGCTGGAGTACGAGATGGTGCTGACCAATGGAAAGTCCTTCTGGACCCGACACTTCTCGGCTGATGAATTTG GCATCCTGGAGACAGATGTgaccttcctcctcatcttcaccctcatcttcctcctctcctgCTACTTTGGTT ACTTGCTGAAAGGCCGACAGCTGCTTCACACAACCTACAAGATGTTCATGGCAGCGGCAGGAGTGGAAG TCCTCAGCCTCCTGTTTTTCTGCATATACTGGGGTCAATATGCCAGCAATGGCATCGGCAATGAGAGCTTGAAGATCGTGG cCAAACTGCTGTTTTCTGTCAGCTTCCTCATCTTCTTACTGATGCTGATCCTGCTGGGAAAAGGCTTCACTGTGACACG GGGCCGGATCAGCCACTCAGGCTCCGTGAAGCTCTCTGTCTACATGACACTGTACACACTCACACACGTGGTTCTCCTTATCTAG
- the PAFAH1B3 gene encoding platelet-activating factor acetylhydrolase IB subunit gamma isoform X2, whose amino-acid sequence MSGDHNPASTPAPGQDVQGDGRWMSLHYRFVADSKDKEPEVVFIGDSLVQLLHQCELWRELFSPLHALNFGISGDSTQHVLWRLENGELEHIRPKIVVVWVGTNNYGHTAEQVAAGIEAIVGLVNQRQPQARVVVLALLPRGQHPNPLRDKNRRVNELVRTALAGRPRAHFLDADPGFVHSDGTISHHDMYDYLHLTRLGYTPVCRALHALLLRLLAAGQGPPQLEPGP is encoded by the exons ATGAGCGGAGATCACAACCCGGCCAGCACCCCGGCCCCGGGCCAGGACGTGCAGGGCGACGGGCGCTGGATGTCCCTG CACTACCGCTTCGTGGCGGACAGCAAGGACAAGGAGCCCGAGGTGGTCTTCATCGGGGACTCCCTGGTGCAGCTGCTGCACCAGTGCGAG CTCTGGCGGGAACTCTTCTCTCCTCTGCACGCGCTCAACTTTGGGATCAGTGGGGACAGCACTCAGCACGTGCTGTGGCGGCTGGAGAACGGGGAGCTGGAGCACATCCGTCCCAAG ATCGTGGTGGTCTGGGTGGGGACCAACAACTACGGGCACACGGCAGAGCAGGTGGCGGCTGGAATCGAGGCCATCGTGGGCCTGGTGAACCAGCGGCAGCCCCAGGCAAGAGTGGTCGTGCTG GCCCTGCTGCCGAGAGGCCAGCACCCCAACCCACTGAGGGACAAGAACCGCCGCGTCAACGAACTGGTGCGAACCGCCCTGGCGGGCCGGCCCCGGGCTCACTTCCTGGACGCGGACCCCGGCTTTGTGCACTCGGACGGCACCATCAGCCACCACGACATGTATGACTACCTGCACCTGACCCGCCTCGGCTACACGCCCGTGTGCAGGGCCTTGCACGCTCTGCTCCTGCGCCTCCTCGCCGCCGGCCAGGGGCCCCCGCAGCTCGAGCCCGGCCCGTGA
- the PAFAH1B3 gene encoding platelet-activating factor acetylhydrolase IB subunit gamma isoform X3 encodes MSGDHNPASTPAPGQDVQGDGRWMSLHYRFVADSKDKEPEVVFIGDSLVQLLHQCETRVLPGGGGLPEGRSRPMPVSAPAALAGTLLSSARAQLWDQWGQHSARAVAAGERGAGAHPSQDRGGLGGDQQLRAHGRAGGGWNRGHRGPGEPAAAPGKSGRAGPAAERPAPQPTEGQEPPRQRTGANRPGGPAPGSLPGRGPRLCALGRHHQPPRHV; translated from the exons ATGAGCGGAGATCACAACCCGGCCAGCACCCCGGCCCCGGGCCAGGACGTGCAGGGCGACGGGCGCTGGATGTCCCTG CACTACCGCTTCGTGGCGGACAGCAAGGACAAGGAGCCCGAGGTGGTCTTCATCGGGGACTCCCTGGTGCAGCTGCTGCACCAGTGCGAG ACGCGGGTCCTGCCCGGGGGAGGGGGCTTACCTGAGGGACGGAGCCGTCCCATGCCCGTTTCTGCCCCAGCAGCTCTGGCGGGAACTCTTCTCTCCTCTGCACGCGCTCAACTTTGGGATCAGTGGGGACAGCACTCAGCACGTGCTGTGGCGGCTGGAGAACGGGGAGCTGGAGCACATCCGTCCCAAG ATCGTGGTGGTCTGGGTGGGGACCAACAACTACGGGCACACGGCAGAGCAGGTGGCGGCTGGAATCGAGGCCATCGTGGGCCTGGTGAACCAGCGGCAGCCCCAGGCAAGAGTGGTCGTGCTG GCCCTGCTGCCGAGAGGCCAGCACCCCAACCCACTGAGGGACAAGAACCGCCGCGTCAACGAACTGGTGCGAACCGCCCTGGCGGGCCGGCCCCGGGCTCACTTCCTGGACGCGGACCCCGGCTTTGTGCACTCGGACGGCACCATCAGCCACCACGACATGTATGA